From Streptomyces sp. NBC_01426, a single genomic window includes:
- a CDS encoding DUF4255 domain-containing protein, which produces MIHEVDEMLKGLLGGGALTGSGIEVAFEAPTRDWAARRNAPVVNSYLYDIREDVARRQRGHIGVRDERDVVVRRSRPPRWFRLSYLVTAWTKTPLDEHRLLSAVLATLLPREMVPPDELPGSLGTLGLSVPLSVAGIQTESRSLAEIWSALGGELKPSLDLVVTVPFPAYPDYDAGPPVTEGATLRVGGMDGDPAVSEGRSHRPHQVAAARAARTAGKDAAPRAETSRGADAR; this is translated from the coding sequence GTGATCCACGAGGTGGACGAGATGCTCAAGGGCCTCCTCGGCGGTGGGGCGTTGACGGGTTCGGGGATCGAGGTGGCCTTCGAGGCGCCGACGCGTGACTGGGCCGCCCGCCGCAACGCCCCGGTGGTCAACAGCTATCTGTACGACATCCGGGAGGACGTGGCCCGGCGTCAGCGCGGCCACATCGGGGTGCGGGACGAGCGGGACGTGGTCGTGCGGCGGAGCCGGCCGCCGCGCTGGTTCAGGCTGTCCTACCTGGTGACGGCGTGGACGAAGACCCCGCTGGACGAGCACCGGTTGCTGTCCGCCGTGCTCGCGACCCTGCTGCCCCGTGAGATGGTGCCGCCGGACGAACTGCCCGGCTCCCTGGGGACGCTGGGGCTGTCCGTGCCGCTGTCCGTGGCTGGCATCCAGACGGAGTCGCGGTCGCTCGCCGAGATCTGGTCCGCGCTCGGCGGTGAACTGAAGCCGTCCCTCGACCTGGTGGTGACCGTGCCCTTCCCGGCCTACCCCGACTACGACGCGGGGCCGCCGGTCACCGAGGGCGCGACGCTCCGGGTGGGCGGGATGGACGGCGACCCGGCGGTGTCCGAGGGCCGTTCGCACCGTCCCCATCAGGTGGCGGCCGCCCGGGCGGCGCGGACCGCCGGCAAGGACGCGGCCCCCCGCGCAGAGACCTCCCGCGGCGCGGACGCGCGGTGA
- a CDS encoding ATP-binding protein: MSASYAVPAPDAVTEAAPDAGAEAGTACGGAPPPGAVDGPGRALLARLDGLRGRVSALVERRTAGDPTADDPLRGLYLSEEAVRHLLGSWPVVAEGAAGSDAGAGRAVGGEEASGPGDRLAALAGRAGLTALDVALVLVALAPDVDRTFEPLYGYLNDDVSRRRATVGLAFDLCGVPAHSAAARARLHASAPLAALGLLEVDEPERPFLTRSLRMPDRLIGHLLGDDTPDAALRDLLHPMPEPLPTDAAAEQFTHRLAALLGTGPATVYLREQREGEGLAAYAAALRAAGLDGLCCAAPGEHVAELLREARLSGRAVVVPALPERPGPLVRALAAAPDVTVLLADPRPYDPHWCPEDPLVLEAPGRRDGGTAAWRAALGADADAFDLAATVAPYRLGGDRVRRAARAAHALAAFDGGAVTAAHVRRAARRQSASGLESHTRRIRPAVDWTDLVLPERPLEQLRELALRARHRSRVLGDWRLSAGGGRGRGVLGLFAGESGTGKTLSAEVVAADLGLDLYVVQLSSVVNKYVGETEKNLERIFTEADRTDAVLLFDEADAVFGKRSEVKDAHDRYANMESSYLLQRLESFDGIALLTTNLRANIDEAFTRRLDLVVDFPFPDPGQRLALWRYGLAHVPSVDGIDMAPLARDFELAGGSIRSAVVTAAYLAAGRGGEVTPEDLLEGARREYRKAGRLVPGEGGW, encoded by the coding sequence GTGAGCGCGTCGTACGCCGTCCCGGCGCCGGATGCGGTGACGGAAGCGGCGCCGGATGCGGGGGCGGAAGCGGGGACGGCCTGCGGCGGAGCACCGCCTCCCGGCGCCGTCGACGGGCCCGGCCGCGCCCTGCTCGCCCGGCTCGACGGGCTGCGCGGGCGGGTGTCGGCGCTGGTCGAGCGGCGGACCGCCGGCGATCCCACGGCCGACGATCCCCTGCGCGGCCTCTACCTGTCCGAGGAGGCGGTCCGCCATCTCCTCGGCTCCTGGCCCGTAGTGGCCGAGGGCGCGGCGGGATCGGACGCGGGCGCCGGTCGGGCCGTGGGCGGGGAGGAGGCGTCGGGCCCCGGCGACCGGCTGGCCGCGCTGGCCGGTCGGGCGGGCCTGACCGCGCTCGACGTCGCCTTGGTGCTCGTCGCCCTCGCTCCCGACGTCGACCGGACCTTCGAGCCGCTCTACGGCTACCTCAACGACGACGTGAGCAGACGCCGGGCCACCGTCGGCCTCGCCTTCGACCTGTGCGGGGTGCCCGCGCACTCCGCGGCGGCCCGGGCCCGGCTGCACGCCTCCGCGCCCCTCGCGGCCCTGGGCCTGCTGGAGGTCGACGAGCCCGAACGCCCCTTCCTGACGCGTTCGCTGCGCATGCCCGATCGGCTGATCGGGCACCTCCTCGGCGACGACACACCGGACGCGGCGCTGCGCGACCTGCTGCACCCGATGCCCGAGCCGCTGCCCACCGACGCGGCCGCCGAGCAGTTCACCCACCGGCTGGCGGCCCTCCTGGGGACCGGTCCCGCCACCGTCTACCTGCGCGAACAGCGCGAGGGCGAGGGACTGGCCGCGTACGCCGCGGCCCTGCGCGCAGCGGGCCTGGACGGGCTGTGCTGCGCCGCCCCCGGTGAGCACGTCGCCGAGCTGCTGCGCGAGGCCCGCCTCAGCGGCCGGGCCGTCGTCGTGCCGGCGCTGCCCGAGCGGCCCGGCCCGCTGGTGCGGGCGCTCGCCGCGGCGCCGGACGTGACCGTGCTGCTGGCCGATCCCCGCCCGTACGACCCCCACTGGTGCCCGGAGGATCCCCTGGTCCTGGAAGCGCCGGGCCGCCGGGACGGTGGGACGGCCGCCTGGCGGGCCGCTCTGGGCGCGGACGCCGACGCCTTCGATCTGGCTGCGACGGTCGCCCCGTACCGCCTGGGCGGGGACCGCGTGCGGCGGGCCGCGCGGGCCGCGCACGCGTTGGCCGCCTTCGACGGCGGTGCGGTCACCGCCGCGCATGTGCGGCGCGCCGCACGCCGCCAGTCCGCCTCGGGGCTGGAGAGCCACACCCGCCGCATCCGGCCGGCCGTGGACTGGACGGACCTGGTCCTGCCCGAAAGGCCCCTGGAACAGTTGCGCGAGCTGGCCCTGCGGGCCCGTCACCGCAGCCGGGTGCTCGGCGACTGGCGGCTCAGCGCGGGCGGTGGACGGGGCCGGGGCGTCCTCGGGCTGTTCGCCGGGGAGTCCGGTACGGGCAAGACGTTGTCGGCGGAGGTGGTCGCGGCCGACCTCGGTCTCGATCTGTACGTGGTCCAGCTGTCGTCGGTCGTGAACAAGTACGTCGGCGAGACGGAGAAGAACCTGGAGCGGATCTTCACGGAGGCGGACCGCACCGACGCGGTGCTGCTCTTCGACGAGGCGGACGCCGTCTTCGGCAAGCGTTCCGAGGTCAAGGACGCGCACGACCGCTACGCCAACATGGAGAGCTCCTACCTGCTCCAGCGGCTGGAGTCGTTCGACGGCATCGCCCTGCTCACGACCAACCTGCGGGCGAACATCGACGAGGCGTTCACCCGGCGGCTGGACCTGGTGGTCGACTTCCCGTTCCCGGACCCCGGCCAGCGCCTCGCGCTGTGGCGGTACGGGCTGGCGCACGTGCCGTCCGTCGACGGCATCGACATGGCGCCGCTGGCCCGGGACTTCGAGCTGGCGGGCGGTTCGATCCGCAGTGCGGTGGTCACCGCCGCCTATCTCGCCGCCGGCCGCGGCGGCGAGGTGACGCCGGAGGACCTCCTGGAGGGGGCCCGGCGGGAGTACCGCAAGGCGGGGCGGCTGGTGCCGGGCGAGGGCGGCTGGTGA
- a CDS encoding helix-turn-helix transcriptional regulator: MTTSATGTSRDAGSGDRRVPVAVSAADPIGLAGAVALLRRHPEIELREESGPDTVALLVEDALDEAALARLRRIVRSEGARAVLVVGAMRENELMDVVECGVGAIVWRHEATAERLVQAVLAASRGDGDLPADLLGRLIHQVGTLHRGAGGRAGAPALGLTSREVDVLRLVSEGLDTGEIAGKLSYSERTVKNVMHGLTTRLHLRNRAHAVAFALREGYI, from the coding sequence ATGACCACGTCCGCTACCGGCACGAGCCGCGACGCAGGCTCCGGGGACCGGCGCGTCCCCGTGGCGGTGTCCGCCGCGGACCCGATCGGCCTCGCGGGAGCGGTCGCCCTGTTGCGCAGACACCCGGAGATCGAGCTGCGCGAGGAGTCCGGTCCGGACACGGTGGCCCTCCTCGTGGAGGACGCCCTCGACGAGGCGGCGTTGGCCCGGTTGCGTCGGATCGTGCGCAGCGAGGGGGCGCGCGCCGTCCTCGTGGTGGGCGCGATGCGGGAGAACGAGCTGATGGACGTGGTGGAGTGCGGTGTCGGCGCGATCGTCTGGCGCCACGAGGCCACCGCGGAGCGGCTGGTGCAGGCGGTGCTGGCCGCGTCCCGCGGTGACGGCGACCTGCCCGCCGACCTGCTCGGCCGGCTCATCCACCAGGTGGGCACGCTGCACCGGGGCGCGGGAGGCCGGGCCGGCGCGCCGGCCCTCGGGCTGACGTCCCGTGAGGTGGACGTCCTGCGTCTGGTCTCCGAGGGCTTGGACACCGGTGAGATCGCGGGCAAGTTGTCCTACTCCGAACGGACCGTCAAGAACGTCATGCACGGCCTCACCACTCGGCTTCACCTGCGCAATCGGGCGCACGCCGTGGCGTTTGCCCTTCGGGAAGGCTACATCTGA